A region of the Sander vitreus isolate 19-12246 chromosome 1, sanVit1, whole genome shotgun sequence genome:
gtcatttagctgccgcttttatccaaagcgacttacaattgctatatatgtcagaggtcacacacctctggagcgACTGTATttaactaggggttaagtgtcttgctcagagacactggttgatgtatcgcagtgggaatcaaacccaggtctcccacatcaaaggcatgtgtcttatccactgcgccatcaccaccctccttttctctccatAAAGGACTTTAATTATCTaagtgtatggctgcagcctggagacctcccatctcatgcctcccgtctcatgcctgggCATGTCCAACGGTAAATTCAGATGTTCAGAATACGAAATCATGAAAAAATTGAATAAATCACgcctgcacatataaacacaaacctgctttgctagctccatcgtgttgtaactaagacatctgatgatgttattcattagcatgattgccatactgtttagttcaatCTAGTTCAGTTTCCATTcacaacgtgacatcatgactttgcgtaaacatacatttacattgttatctgtacgcattttgagctatccgcgtgtatgtctatgcCATATTGAGAATGAGGACATACGTCATGGTAGCTTGCTGTCACGTGACGATTTGGGAGGTGTCTGAGCCCGCCCACCATTTTGGGATCCTACGCTATCGGTTTCCAGGGGCAACAGTGTAAGAGcgacacagagacggagcaggaaaGACGGATCGAGGAATTAGCATCACGGCAaaggggttgggtttaggaaaagaagaacgggatggttgggtttaggaaaacaataacgggactcGGGACAACATCggcacggttgggtttagtaaaagaacaggatggttgggtttaggaaaagaagaacaggatggttgggtttaggaaaagaagaacaggatggttgggtttaggaaacgtgacatttCGCAAAACTGCATCCATAGGATCAGCACACAGAGTTGCTCAGGTCATCAACAGATATTGGTTTAAAATACACCCTTCTTCCCGCTTACCTGCAGTACGTTGACCAGGATCATGGAGTTGGTGACGTGGCCGTACAGTTCTTGCTGCTTGGCCATGTAGGACAGATTGATAAGAGTCCAGGCTACGATGCCGGGCCGACCGTTGAAGAAAAGCTTGAAGTCAAACCACTTGCCGATGCGTGGGTTGAACTCGATGCCCATCATGTAGTTGTAGAAGATGTTCCCTGTGAACTTGCTGCAGAATCATGAAAAAGGGTGGAAATAAAACCGGTTGATACAGTTGTGTACTAATACCTAAGCCCATAACTAGTTTACCTTTTAAGATATTATTATGATAGACCGAGAACACCTTTCTGCTGTAGAAATCTGCTCCGACAACTTGTCGTCGTGTAACGTGTGTATCAGTACTCACCAGTCCTCAGCGTTAGTGGGGAAGAGGTAGGCCTTTATGAAAGCGAAGCTGGACACAGCGTAGCCCAGTATGTTAGCACACCACATCAGGGGGATCCAGTTGTCGAAGATGATGGTGGGAGAAAACCAGTGGAAATACTGGGCATTGGCATACCACAGAGCATGAGTGATCAGCCAACACTGCAGCCCATTGACCTCATACTTGTTAATCAGGCCTACAGTAGTGAGAGTGGAGGAAACACAGGAGGTTGGACTTTAAAAGATAATATCTGATAAGTTTGATAATGAATGTCAAGTAAGTGTTTTAAATGGGGATTAAATGTTTTGTTACAAAATTATTTCAGCACTGAGTCCGATTGGGGTAACACTGGACCTCTTAATTAAAGGGAAAGTTTGCTGTTTTTCAACCGGCTTTGTGTCGCTGCAGCACGGgcagtacatgcagatgaacggaGCCCAGACACCCTCCATGCCAAGTGGAGCCGAAATCTCCATCGACGCCTGGTGGCCGGCTGCAGTTGTAGGTCATAAATCCCGCCTCCTCAATGCTAGCAGATGGGACATTggccaaactaaaaaaatcCAATTACATGTCAAATAAAATTGTTCCAAAGATGATTAAATGTCAAATAGAattttcccaaagatggtttctgtcatttgaggtagttctgatcacgctgatgtttgttcaagtgttcttTTTTGTTGGTGAGAAATTTgatttttattagttatttgatgctacaAAACGGGGTGGAACggcatgattgacagctgcGATTGACTCGCGATTGGTCGGGCTGGTGTATTATGCATACCGTCCGATCACTACTCtggactctggctccaaaattacaagatggtgGCGCCTGTATCCTGGACATTTTGGCTtaacttttgtacagtgggaggaagtggaaaaGCATCAGCCATCTTTTTTCAACAGTCTGTGCTCCATGTTGCCAGCGCCCGGAGCTCCCCGCTCACCCGTTGGCAAAAGTTCGCCGGATGATGCATTTGCAGAGCCAGTTTGCCTTTAAACAAATGATATGGACGGTTGAGCATGGGTTTGTGTGGTAATTACCAGCAGGAGTTCGTGCTCCGTCCTGCACTCCACCAACATAGCCAGGAACAAACTTATGAGTAACATCAGGAACACACATGTACAGGAACACCTAAGGGACAACAGAACTTGTTTTAACATTTGCCAAGCCTGTTTGGCAAGAGCTGAAGACAATGGACAAATTCTTCTGCTTTACTCTTCCTTTTCCTACCTGGAAAGCCACCCAGATGGCATATATCTTGGCAGCTGACCAGGTGAAGGAGGGTGCCCGGGCCCAGATGGAGAGCAGCGTGGTCTCTCCTTGGTACAACTCCAACAGAGGCTGGCTGATGGAGCACTGGTACTGATCACAGGCCATCACAAAGTAGAAGACAATGAAAGGGGCAAAGCAAAGGAGGCCAATCACACTGCTCAAGGAAAACCAGTCCACCTCCCTGAGAATGAATCACATACAGATACAGCATGAGGGCAGTTGAAAATGATAGCACATTCAAGCTGCGATTGGGGATATTATGTATTTTATGGACAAACaatattttcacattcactTAATCTGTACAGTGTGAGGTCCTAATGTTTCAAATATTACTAGAAAGCCAAATTAAGTGTTAGAAAGATAAGACCACAATATTGAaacaacccaaaaaaaaaacatttaaagaaaagtTTGGTGCTTCCAATAAATTCCTCTTCAAGAATGAGaaagtttctttttcattttcatgtatgacttgaaaacaaaataatcttGCATATGTCTTGACAGCTGATACAGTATGTCTATTCCAAGTctattaatgataataatacattttatttatatagcgctttttaAAGACACTTGACAATGAAGCAATGAAGTAACTTAGCCAAGCGACAAATAAGGtcgaaaaaaggcgacaaaaacatcgggggaaAAACGGCGGAAAACGGGCCAAAAGCGtcggcaaaagtgacaaaaacttcagaaaaagcgacaaaacattctaaaagctacaaaaaaactAGGTGAGCCAAACTGTATTGTGAActtaaattgatatgcgggccggaaaatctgcgaggggccggatttggccttGAGCCTAAAACGATACAAGCCTCGATACGCACTTCACGGGATTTCACGACACACGCTTGGAAGCCTCGGCACAGAACGTAACATCGCTAGTAACGACAGTGATTGTGTTCTGAGTGCTGCCAAATCGCGAGTGACTCAATACTGtgcctgaacgcatcctgtgTGGACACAAATGGAACACTGCTGAGTCGATCACTTAGCAAGTGGTTCCAAAATGTTAACAGATACTGTGTCAGATCTttaaggccggctacacactggctgcgtggcgtgagcgtggcgtttctgttgcgtggcgttttctatttctttgcacaccagaaacctgtctgacgtggcgctgctgctgctagccttgtctgtacacatatatgtttcccattgataaaatgaaataccatgttggTTCTATTTCTACTGGCTCGAGCCGtacctgagacgtgcgtgtcacgcaggcagtgtgcaagctctaacctgttaacatgggcaaGTTTAACTTTGTGATAAACTTGTGAAGTGTATTAGATGACAAAATGGCCCTTTAGCAACCTGTGAGATAACATCAACTCACCATGCTCTCCCCCACTGTGCTGGCTGCTCCCCCTGTTCAGATGCTTTCCCATTGGCACGGTGCTGGGTTCGTCTCCTGGTGGCCTCCATGGCCACTGCGTCACTCATTTCTGGTGAAGGATTAAGGTTATCAGGTTAAGATCAGTTATACAGCGGCGTGCTGTACTTTCTACATCACTACAGCCCTTTTAAGGCAATATGCAGTGGCATACACCAAATACACAACCAATACACAATAATACACCTATGAACAGGATACAATCTGTTTTTTCTCACAgattgtgtctttttgtgtgaaCTCCTTTAACGAATGAACCAAAGTGAACGCGCCATGACATGtaacgttttaaaaaaaaattttgttCCACAAGCCAAATAGTAATAAACAGATAATGAGTTAATGGGGGGAATTAAAGTTCATGTCCATGGAGATAACATGTCCATGTGACATAACACACAGGGCCTTGAGTGGAGGTTATGAGGCTCTGGATTCACTGTTTTTATTcaactgaaattaaaatgttgttcTCTGTGACTGCaaacctccctctctcttacttacacacacacacacacacacacacacacacacacacacacacacacacacacatctttttaCCTATGCATCCACCTACATAACTGAACTTACTGATTACACACCCCACTGTTAGTTGAATGTGTTGTGTATGTTAATATTTAAACTAATACATAATTTGCTAATTGGCTTGATAAAAGCTATCTCATACAGCAAGCTCTGGATAAACTGTTATGTGAACAAccttatatattatttatatattattataacagttattttttactgcaaacctctctctctctctctctctctctctctctctctctctctctctctctctctctttgcacacacacacacacacacacacacacacttctggaGCAAAGGTAATACCAGGTCGGAAGGAACTAGAACTACATAGTATACTATAACTATACAGTGTTGTCTCTCTGTTTTGTCCAACATGTCCATGTTAAGCATGTTTTTTTCAGCAGCTTCATGAAATAAGTGAGGacggaagggggggggggggcaacccGCCGTTGTATAACGTCAACAAAGGCGAAAGCTTACAGTTTTTAGTATGTTCactaacatttcattttcttgcACGTGCCTACTCTGACGCTAAATTACTATGAACTTAGTTACCTCGAATTATTACAGTTAAAGACCAGTAGGCTATCCTTTGCATCCTGAGCATGCCCCTTGTCATTATGGACGTTAAATGTAACGTTAACACACGTTAAACCGGATTATAATCCAGTTACAGATGCTCTATTGTATCGTAGCTCACTCACCCGTGGATAAAAGACAGAAAGGGGGGAAGGCAGGCTGCTCGTCTCTTGTTTCCTCCCGGGCCAGGTGCTGGTTATCGCGCAACCGCTGGGCAAAACTCACCGTAGGACCAGAGACCCCGCCCATAACGCGACTACATAATACAGTTTAACCAATGGTATCCGTGCAAAGGCGGGCCTGCGAAGTGAACCGGCTTCTCATTGGGCAATTCTAACTGGAGCCACCAGCACCTGACACATTCGCCAGTGGTTGAATGGTTTAGCCAGAGTAAACGAGGAACTGGCATCATTATGAAATAGTTGTCATTATTATCTCCGTTGTGTGGCCAAACACTGGCCTTTGACATCCTAGAATTTGTATAATAAGTTGTTTTATTACTATAATACCAATGATACATGCATAAAGAGATTAACAGCCAATTTTTGCTTAGGTAGTATTCTTCATACTGTTTCTCCTTCATGCATTTTATACCATCAAGATCAAGATGTATGGCTGTGTCTTGTCTTCTAGGAAATACATATTTGAAACAAGTAGGCTATTAGGCCTATGTCATCTTAAATAGCAAAACCACTCAcgttaaaaacagaaatcaaaCATGTCACCCTCTAATTCCGAATTTTGACCCagttgataaaaagaaaaatttaaTTTCCTACTTGGACAGAAGTGTTTGAAACTAAATATAGCGTGTGCACTTCATATGTATTAACAACCAAGACTATATTGCAGTTAACC
Encoded here:
- the dhcr7 gene encoding 7-dehydrocholesterol reductase — protein: MSDAVAMEATRRRTQHRANGKASEQGEQPAQWGRAWEVDWFSLSSVIGLLCFAPFIVFYFVMACDQYQCSISQPLLELYQGETTLLSIWARAPSFTWSAAKIYAIWVAFQVFLYMCVPDVTHKFVPGYVGGVQDGARTPAGLINKYEVNGLQCWLITHALWYANAQYFHWFSPTIIFDNWIPLMWCANILGYAVSSFAFIKAYLFPTNAEDCKFTGNIFYNYMMGIEFNPRIGKWFDFKLFFNGRPGIVAWTLINLSYMAKQQELYGHVTNSMILVNVLQAIYVLDFFWNEAWYLKTIDICHDHFGWYLGWGDCVWLPYLYTLQGLYLVYQPVQLSNAHALAVLLLGLVGYYIFRSTNHQKDLFRRTEGSCSIWGRKPAYIECSYRSTDGGVHRSKLMTSGFWGVARHLNYTGDLMGSLAYCAACGFGHILPYFYIVYMTILLVHRCVRDEHRCGSKYGKDWKRYTDAVPYRLIPRVF